The following DNA comes from Strix uralensis isolate ZFMK-TIS-50842 chromosome 28, bStrUra1, whole genome shotgun sequence.
CCGTCCCGCGCAGGTCAGTGCCGGGATCCACACCTGGAAGGGTGGGACAGCCCGCGGTCGCTCTCTGGTCCCCTCCCCGCTTCCACCAGCTCTTTATACCCCCAGGAGCACAGGGGTTGCCTTCAGGAATGGCACCCTGAGGGAAAGCTGTCAGGGAACGTCCCTCAGCCCTCGGGGTCCCACCCAGTGCCCATTCAGTGCCTTCTCCAGGAATCAGCACCTTCACGCTCTACCCACCCCAGGGCACATTGGGCTGGTGAACTCACGCTTAAACCCAGTTGTGTACGAGACAGGGTGGAGAATCCAGAGCCGTTCCCCTCCTGGTTTGGGTTTTAGGCCTCATTAAAACCCGGCTTATTTAACTTGTGAGTCAACCAGCCCGAAAGCTCCTGCGAGGCCGCGTGCGGCAGCTTTAATCACGCTGTTTTTCTTACACAGCCGAGGCTGAAAGCAACCTGTGACACAACCTTAGTGACAGAGCCCTGACCTGCGCTTCGTTAATAAACCAGCCCTCCGGAGACGGCTCATTAGCTGCAGAGATCACTTGCTAATGAAGAGCATTAATGGCTCAGGCAAAGCAGACGCCAACTATTTCTTATTACGCCCGCGCCGGCTGGACACGGGCAAGCGTGGCAGCGGGTGCTGGTGTTGTGTGGCCAACCAGTCCGGATGTTGTACTGGTTGTGACAGCTGGCTGGGGCAGCGACAGAGCTGCTACGAAACCAGGGCTTGGCATCGGGGCCAGTTTTGTTTCATCTCTTTATCAATGATGAGGATGAGGGGATTGAGCGGACCCGCTGGGTGGGAGCGTCGGcctgaggctgcccctcgatgagtgggttcagttttgggcccctcactccaaaaaggccattgaatgactcgagcgtggccagagaagggcaacggagctggtgcagggtctggagcacaggtctgatggggagcggctgagggaactgggggggtttagtgtggagaagaggaggctgaggggagacctcctggccctctgcaactccctgaaaggagggtgcagagaggggggaggagtctcttgagccaaggaaccagcgccaggacaagagggaatggcctcaagctgcgccaggggaggtttatgttggatattaggaaaaatttcttcattaaaaggGTTGTCaggccctggaacaggctgcccggggaggtggttgagttgccatccctggaggtatttgagagacgtgtagatgtggcactaaGGGACGTGGttcagtggtgggcttggcagtgctgggaTAACAGCTGGACTTGATGaacttaaagatcttttccaacctcagtgattctatgaaacagcagcagggatggcGGCTGCATCGAGAGGGAATGAGCAGCAAAccctttctgctgcctctggaTCCTGAGGAGGGAATGGGACCAGCGTGATTTCTCTCGGCAAAGGTTCCCTCCCTGagatctctccctctgccctACCTTGGAAGCCGAGCTCTTCCCAGTGCGCCCCGTAGCGCGGGCAGCCCAACCTGGAGCGGGTTAGCTTCTTATAAATGGTCTGCAGGATTCTCATGTGCACTCTCTCGTTATCATCCAAACCACCTGGCAGAGAGAAAACACCCCTCAGCAGCCAAAAAACGCCCCTCAGCAGCCAAAAAACGCCCCTCAGCAGCCAAAAAACGTCCCTCAGCAGCCAAAAAACGCCCCACTGGCTTCGAGCGCTGGCGCAGAGATGTGGTGGGGAAAGAAACCACCATCAGCTGCAGGGTAAAGCCAGAGACCAGCTGGAAGTGAAATCTGGCAGCTGAGAGCAGCTTATGGTGACAAGGAGAATGTCCCAGCTGTGTTTATCCTGCTGGAGGGGAGacaggaaggagaggaaaatataTTGGAGGTGCAAACCCACAAATGATACGACTGCGTGCTGTATGAGCGCGGGGGTGATGAGTAATTTGGGCATCGTGTAAAGCTTTGCTGGCCAAAGCAGCACTGCCCGGGGAACCACGGGCAAACGCAACCCACAGAGGAGGAGTTTCCAGGTGCTCAGCACGTGCAATCCACACCCGACACAGCCCACGCCGAGGTACCACCGGCTCACAAAAGGAGGAGCGGGAAGGGCTGTAGAGCGGCGGAGCAGCTCCCCGGTGCCGCGTCACGGGGTCGAGAGATCCGTCGATCCCCCCGCGGAAGGGAGCGTGTCCCCAGCAGGAGAGCAAAGGGGATGGAAAACGCACCCTTTGGGACAAGCAGCTGCCACAGAGTAAGCGGGTAGAGACCCCGCTACACCCCTGAGCCCCCCTCGAGTTGCTTCCCACGAAGCTCTCGGGATGAAGGTGACGCTggccgggccggggagcggctggtgtggggacagaggggacactCACACTGTGCCATGGCCAGGGCCAGCTCCCGCTCTCCCTGCAGCTGCGGCTGGAGCCGGGGAGGACCGAAGAGGAAGCGAAGCAGAGCAGCCAGGCCTTGCCTGCGCACCGTCGCCCGGACCTTCTTCTGCGGAGGAGAAAACACACGAAGAAACGATCGGGGCCGGTCCCTCGGGGAATTGAGCAGGAGGAAAAACCCGCGGGTGAGCCGGGAGGGATGGGATCAGGCAAAGAACCGAGCCGAGGGAAGGTGGAAGGGAAAGAGGGGAGCGCTGTGCTTCTCCCGCCACGCTCCCCTCTCCTACTTACTAAAACTACCCCCCCGAGAGAGGGCGAGAGCGCGGGGCCCTGCCCGTACCCTGCACTCGGAGAGGTCGGCTGTCTGGAAGTACTGCAGCGCTTCGTTGAAGGAGATCAGGGGGGCGGCACTGGCCGacgtcccccccagccctgtaaGGAGGCAGAGAACGGGGTTACCCACCCCCCCAACATAAGCCCTGCCCTCCGCTCCAGCTTCCCGGCACCAAAACGAGCTCCCACCTCACGCCAAGCAGCCGCTGTGGCACAGGGAGCTCGGTCCCAGCTGCCGGCACGGCAGGAGGGGGAACACggggagctggggaaggcagcGGGTCTCCCACCCCGCCCCAGACCTTCAGTCCTTTCCCCAGCTCTCTCCCACCCCCAAATAATGCCCCCCCGCTGCACACCCGCCTGCTCCTGCCCTCTGGGACCCACATCCCTTCCCCTGTCCAGACCTTTTCTGTCCAAACAACCTCCCTTATCCCCAGCACCAGCTGTACCTGACTGGATCTCTTCCACAGCCTCCCATTCCTCCTGGGCTCGCCGCAGCTCCTCGCTGATCTCTGCCGAAGGAAAGGCACGCTGGAGGTTAGAGGTGGCGGGGAGATCCAAGGGGGTGTTTGCTCCCTTCCCTCAGCACTGCTCAGGACATCTCGGGGCAAGATTTCCCCTTCTTTGGGGAGAAACCCCAACCAGAGTCCCCCGAGACGCTGAGAGGTTTCTCCTTGGCAAATCTGGGGCAAAGCAGGGTGAAAGCTTTGCCAAGCCAGAGCCCGATTTGTCAGTGAGCCCAGTGCCGGGTTGTTTGGGCTCCTTTGAGCTCCCCAGGcgattcacagaatcccagaatcatctcggttggaaagaaccttgaagctcctccagtccaaccatgaacctcccactgaccgttcccaactccaccagatccctcagcgctggctcaacccgactcttcaacccctccagggatggggactccccccctgccctgggcagcccattccaacgcccaacagccccttctgcaaagaaatccttcctaagagccagtctgaccctgccctggcgcagcttgaggccattccctcttggcctgccgctgggtccttggctcaagagactcatcccccctctctgcaccctcctttcagggagttgcagagggccaggaggtctcccctcagcctcctcttctccacactaaacccccccagttccctcagccgctccccatcagacctgtgctccagaccctgcaccagctccgttgcccttctctggacacgctcgagtcattcaagggcctttttggggtgaggggcccaaaactgaacccactcatcgaggggcggcctcaccagtgccgagcacaggggtcagatcccttccctgtccctgctggccacgccagggctgatacaagccaggatgccattggccttcttggccacctgggcacactgctggctcctgttcagccagctgtccatcccccccaggtccctctctgactggcagctctccagccactcctccccaagcctgtagcgctgctgggggttgttgtggcccaagggcagcacccggcatttggccttattgaaactcccccagttgggctcagcccatcgctccagcctgcccaggtctctctgcagaccctccccaccctcgagccgatcaacactcccacccaactgggtgtcatctgcaaactgactgaggtggtttccccccccccaaaacaggacCCACACAAGGGAAGCAGAGGAAAAGCTCACCAGCACACACgggctgccccgctccctgcACGAGCGCCTGCAGGAGACCGTTTTGCCTCAGAGCTGAGATCTAAGCAGGGACAGAGACACAACCATCACCCACCAGAACAGACCCGGAAAACCAACCGCTCCCCACAACCCTGAGCTCCTCCCGCAGGGAACCCCCCCCGCCCTCTGCTCACGGGCCGAGGGCTGCACCCGATGGCTGGAAGGGTGTGAAAGCGGCTCAGAGCCCTCTGGGGACGTTTTTGTTCTGTTACCAGCTCAGGTAACGCCCCGAAAGATCATTTTCTGCGGACATAAATGGAGAAATAAAGCGATAGCGTGGGGGGGGGTCTGACAGCGAGGGGCAGGGCTCAGGCTGACACGCACGGGGAAGGACTTGCCGGGCGGGGGGAACCGCTGCCGCTCCTCAGGCTGCTCCGAGGCCCCGGTGCCGCCGCTCATGCCCTGCGGGGAAGAAGGCGGCCGCTCCCCTTGGCGGGAGCCGCCACGGAGCCTCAGGTGGCGCGGCCGGGTGGCCCTAGGGGGTGGCAGCCCCCCAAGGACCCCTCAGGGGCTCCCCGGAGGCCTCAGGCCTCTCCTGCGGCCTGGTCCCCCCCTGCCGGCCCCGGGGCGCCCCttcccgcggcccccgcccgcggccgccccccggTCCCGGCCATCgccccccggggccgcgctgccctTTGACCCGCCGCCCTCTGACCCCGCGCCCACCGGAAGCggcggcgccccccggccccgcagtGCGCAGGCGCGGCCGCGCTGCATGCCGGGAGCTGTACTcggccccccccccggcactgcAGCTCCCGGCAGGCGCCGCGCGGGGCGGCCGACGGCGGCGCAGGAGGGTCACACCGCGGGGAaagcggccgccgccgggccgggccggagcggggctgggctgggctgggctgggccgccggggccgggctgtAGGGACCAGTGTCACCTCCCAGTGCCCGCCAGCACCGCCCAGTGCCCGGTACCGGCTCCCAGTGTCACCTCCCAGTGCCCGCCATCACCTCCCAGTGCCTGGTGCCAGCTCCCAGTTCCCAGCGTCAGCTCCCAGTGCTCGGTACCACCTCCCAGTGCCATCTCCCAGTGCCAGCTCCCAGTTCCCAGTGCTCGGTACCAGTTTCCAGTGCCCGGTACCAGTTCCCAGTGTCAGCTCCCAGTTCCCAGTGTCAGCTCCCAGTGCCCCACGTCGGCTCCCAGTGCTCGGTACCATCTCCCAGTGCCATCTCCCAGTGCCCGGTGCCAGCTCCCAGTGCCAGCTCCCAGTTCCCAGTGCTCGGTACCAGCTTCCAGTGCCCGGTACCAGCTCCCAGTGTCAGCTCCCAGTTCCCAGTGCCATCTCCCAGTGCCCGGTGCCAGCTCCCAGTTCCCAGCGTCAGCTCCCAGTGCTCAGTGCCATCTCCCAGTGTCAGCTCCCAGTTCCCAGTGCCATCTCCCAGTGACCGGTGccagcccccagcctccccctctcccggcccccccgcgccgtgccggtgcccggtgccagctcccggcccccccccgccccttccggGCCGTGCCGGTACCGCCTGCCGGTTCcccgcggggcggagcggggctgcccgTCGAGCCGCGCCGGCAGACGGGCGCAAGCGCTATGTGGCCGTACGcgctgctcttcctcctcctcctcctcctcctcctcgtgcGGCTCCTGCGGGGCGCAGGCGGCGGCCCCAACCCCTTCGCCGCCGATgcccggcgcccgcccgccccgctcgtCACCGACAAGGCTGCCCGCAGGACGGTCGTCAAGACAGGTacggggctgcccccccccgccgctcgcCGGCAGCTTGGACCCCCCCGGTGGGACCCCCCCGTCCCTGCGCTCCGCCGCGGGGGCATCACCCCCCCGGGTGTCAGCATTAACCCCCCCCAAGGGCGGCATCACCCCCCCGGCACAGCGTCACTCACTGGGGTGGcatctcccccccccgccccagcatcCCCCCCTGGGGCAGCGTGACCCCCCCAGAGTGGCATCGAGGCGACACGTCCCCGGGGCACAGCATCGCTCACCAGGGTGTGATCCCCCCCAGCGAGGTTTCGGGGGTCACCCCCCAGGTACCGTCGGGGGGTGCCACATCCCACCCCGAGGATGTCGCACCCCCCGCTCTCCCCCCTCCAGTTTTCTCTGCAGATAAAGTCCCCGAGGGGCTCGATGCCATCGTGGTGGGCAGCGGCATCGGGGGGCTGGCGGCCGCCGCGCTACTGGCCAAGGCGGGCAAGCGGGTGCTGGTGCTGGAGCAGCACGGGaagctggggggctgctgccacACCTTCACCGAGAAGGGCTTCGAGTTTGACACCGGTAGGTGCCCCGCCGGCGTTTGGGGTCCCAAATTCACCCCTGGCTCAAGGCAGGGCGGGGGACTGGGCGGGGGGAGTTAAGGGGGGGTGATGCCTGGGGTGGGAATCGCACCCAAAACACCAGGGGAGACCCAGGGTGGGTGTCCCCAGCGCCCGCCCCGGGTTATACAAGCGCTCTCCCTCCCCCCAGAATCCTCCTGCTGAAGGTGCCCTGTTGCTGGAACATCAAAACCCTAAAAAATTCCCCATAATCCAGCTCAGATCTTATAAATTTCCCCGTCCAGGGGATGTCACCTCGCGCACATCTCCCTCAGCCACCTCCTTTCAGCAAGACAAAGTCCAGCTCTGCACGAGCTGCACGGGATTAATTATTTACAGCGACGCAGACAGGAAAAATATCAATATGTCATGAAATTCCTCAAAACTGCTTAAAAACGTGACAGCGAGCGCTCGGTTTTCCCTTTGACCTGAAGTGGGAGGCGGGTGTTGCCCTTTCCCCTCCGTagggagctgctggggtgggaggtggagAGATCAGAGTGTCCTGTACGTCCCAGGGGGATGCGATGGGgtgtaaaaaaataagaaaaaggagaaaaaaaaaaaccaaaaatacatttttcaggtATCCACTACGTGGGGCAGATGGGGGAGAATTCCATCATGCGCTTCATGGTGGAGCAGCTGACGGAGGGGCAGCTGGAGTGGGCTCGGCTGCCGGCTGCCTACGACGCCGTGGTCCTGGGGGCGCCCGGCCGCGGCAGGACGTACCGCATCTACTCGGGGAAGAAAGAATATTTCCGAGCCTTGAAGGAGCAGTTTCCCGGGGAAGGGGCCGCTATCGACGAGTTCGAGCGGCTGGTGAAGGtagagggaggggatggggggatttttttggctCTGGTGCCCCTCTGCGGGGTcaaggaaggagggaaaattcccacccccaccccgacACCCACTGGGCAACTGCACAATAATGGTGTTGCACAACCCAGCCCTAAAAGCATTGGGAAACAGCAAAAATCgcccttttcttcctcaaaaaccCAGCGTCGGCACCCAGAGTTTTAACCCAGCTCCCTGAGGATACTCATGGTCCCACCAGATGTGCTGGGACCCCCCATGAGCCCCGACACCCCCCTCTAAGCGCCGTGGGATGATGCTCCAGGACCTCCCGGCCGTCGGGGGGATCGCAATCATCGTCAGAACGGCGCTAAATTAACGTTAATTGTGCTTTGAAACCACCGCAAAGGCTGGGAGCCTCCGCCGCGGGGGAGCTTTTGGGTGGGGGGGCAGGTGCTCCTGGGATGCAGCGCTTAAGAGATGCTGCGTCCCCTCCGCCAGCCAAGCTGtaaatttaaggggaaaaagcCGCTTTTGAGCATCTTTCGAGCCCGCCGCAGGGTTGGGGGCAGCTCCCCGGCGTGGGGTGCTCAGCACCAGGCTCCTCTCCCGCAGAGCACCAGCGGAGGGACGACGTGGTTGATTGTCTTGAAGATGCTCCCGCGGGCTCTGGCCACGCTGCTGGCTCGCTCGGGGCTGCTGTGGCTCAGCCCCTTCTGCCGGCTGGCGCCGCGCAGCCTCAAGGAGGTGGTGGACGGTCTCACCGCCAACCGCGAGCTCCGGGCCGTCTTCAGCTACCTCTTCCCCACCTACGGTAGGTAGCCAGGAGGCTCCGAGGCACCGAGGAGGTGAAGTTAAACCCTTTagaagctaaaaaaacccccGAGAAAAGCCGTTTTAATTTGCTCTTGTAAGGGCGATGGCTGTGGCGGTTTGTGGGTGAGGGGTGCTGCGTGCGTggat
Coding sequences within:
- the ELMOD3 gene encoding ELMO domain-containing protein 3 isoform X3 codes for the protein MSGGTGASEQPEERQRFPPPGKSFPISALRQNGLLQALVQGAGQPVCAEISEELRRAQEEWEAVEEIQSGLGGTSASAAPLISFNEALQYFQTADLSECRKKVRATVRRQGLAALLRFLFGPPRLQPQLQGERELALAMAQCGLDDNERVHMRILQTIYKKLTRSRLGCPRYGAHWEELGFQGVDPGTDLRGTGMLGLMQLLYFVMDVQTLPLAQEIFKLSQHETQNFPFCIMSVNITRIVIQALREECLSRECNRRQQVIAVLNDLYAAAFLQLYRVWKWQRKTVADSSFLLKELELSAKKKPKRLLKSLEAYVNRSPAADGLQQPSSPSASLGEEIDFTGVCDLQVELEGEARLV
- the ELMOD3 gene encoding ELMO domain-containing protein 3 isoform X2, which produces MQRGRACALRGRGAPPLPGMSGGTGASEQPEERQRFPPPGKSFPISALRQNGLLQALVQGAGQPVCAEISEELRRAQEEWEAVEEIQSGLGGTSASAAPLISFNEALQYFQTADLSECRKKVRATVRRQGLAALLRFLFGPPRLQPQLQGERELALAMAQCGLDDNERVHMRILQTIYKKLTRSRLGCPRYGAHWEELGFQGVDPGTDLRGTGMLGLMQLLYFVMDVQTLPLAQEIFKLSQHETQNFPFCIMSVNITRIVIQALREECLSRECNRRQQVIAVLNDLYAAAFLQLYRVWKWQRKTVADSSFLLKELELSAKKKPKRLLKSLEAYVNRSPAADGLQQPSSPSASLGEEIDFTGVCDLQVELEGEARLV
- the ELMOD3 gene encoding ELMO domain-containing protein 3 isoform X1, whose translation is MALGGGTEHWELTLGTGSWHQALGGERPPSSPQGMSGGTGASEQPEERQRFPPPGKSFPISALRQNGLLQALVQGAGQPVCAEISEELRRAQEEWEAVEEIQSGLGGTSASAAPLISFNEALQYFQTADLSECRKKVRATVRRQGLAALLRFLFGPPRLQPQLQGERELALAMAQCGLDDNERVHMRILQTIYKKLTRSRLGCPRYGAHWEELGFQGVDPGTDLRGTGMLGLMQLLYFVMDVQTLPLAQEIFKLSQHETQNFPFCIMSVNITRIVIQALREECLSRECNRRQQVIAVLNDLYAAAFLQLYRVWKWQRKTVADSSFLLKELELSAKKKPKRLLKSLEAYVNRSPAADGLQQPSSPSASLGEEIDFTGVCDLQVELEGEARLV